The following coding sequences lie in one Primulina huaijiensis isolate GDHJ02 chromosome 2, ASM1229523v2, whole genome shotgun sequence genomic window:
- the LOC140961126 gene encoding secoisolariciresinol dehydrogenase-like produces MTKRLEGKVAIITGGASGIGEATVRLFVQNGAKVIIADVQDELGQKVCQDIGPPEDISYMHCDVTDEIDVQTTVDTAISKHGNLDIMFANAGIAGSRNRQGIIGTDYEDLKRVFETNVFGAFLCAKHAARVMIPAKKGSIVFTSSVASVTYGDVPHPYVASKCAVVGLAKNLCIELGQYGIRVNCVSPFGIASPMLMNELDMGKSEVEELVSEIATLKGEVVDANDVAEAVLFLGSGSSKYVSGQNLVIDGGYSLTNVALREAYKKMLVS; encoded by the exons ATGACGAAAAG GCTAGAGGGCAAAGTAGCTATAATAACCGGTGGAGCAAGCGGCATTGGCGAAGCCACAGTGAGGCTTTTCGTCCAGAATGGCGCGAAGGTCATTATCGCCGATGTACAAGATGAACTAGGCCAAAAAGTGTGCCAGGACATCGGACCTCCCGAAGACATTTCCTACATGCATTGTGACGTTACTGATGAAATCGATGTCCAAACCACAGTGGACACTGCCATTTCGAAACACGGCAACCTCGACATAATGTTCGCAAATGCCGGAATCGCAGGTTCCAGAAATCGTCAAGGAATTATTGGCACAGATTACGAAGATCTCAAAAGGGTTTTCGAAACCAATGTGTTTGGCGCATTCTTGTGCGCTAAACATGCCGCTAGAGTAATGATCCCTGCAAAAAAAGGGAGCATCGTGTTTACCTCCAGTGTTGCCTCGGTGACTTATGGAGATGTCCCGCATCCTTACGTAGCATCAAAATGCGCGGTGGTGGGACTGGCGAAGAATCTGTGCATAGAGTTGGGGCAGTATGGCATCAGAGTGAATTGTGTGTCGCCTTTCGGGATTGCGTCGCCAATGCTGATGAATGAGCTGGACATGGGAAAGAGCGAGGTGGAGGAGCTTGTTTCGGAGATTGCGACATTGAAAGGGGAAGTTGTGGATGCCAATGATGTGGCCGAGGCTGTGCTGTTCCTGGGAAGTGGCTCGTCGAAGTATGTGAGCGGGCAGAACTTGGTGATTGATGGAGGTTACAGCCTCACCAATGTTGCTCTACGTGAGGCCTACAAAAAAATGCTTGTCTCTTGA
- the LOC140961135 gene encoding membrane magnesium transporter: MGGGFFVGVLGVLIISHAAYSTIQYRSVLKITEEQFSGPPIDVVIELIAGMVLCLWAALTVPGKFLSIHLHSDENRMVTLPANLDFIIFNHRGKAYPLGMDFKLN, encoded by the exons ATGGGCGGTGGATTCTTCGTCGGCGTTCTTGGAGTTCTGATCATCTCACACGCGGCCTACTCCACTATCCAGT ATAGATCTGTGCTCAAAATCACCGAGGAGCAGTTTTCTGGCCCCCCAATCGAT GTAGTGATTGAGTTGATTGCAGGGATGGTCTTGTGTTTGTGGGCTGCTTTAACTGTGCCTGGGAAGTTCTTATCAATACACCTGCATTCAGATGAAAATAG GATGGTAACCCTTCCGGCCAATCtcgatttcattatttttaatcatcGGGGAAAAGCATATCCTTTGGGCATGGACTTCAAGCTTAACTGA
- the LOC140971258 gene encoding protein GL2-INTERACTING REPRESSOR 1 isoform X1, whose translation MSLHVQNQPFEAHISAKRAPVGVSDSSLRLAATPAHRHLSSLLDLEEPSPLPLGWQKFLDLQTGEIYYSKTGEKGSIALDQEEMSKRNGPKLDLKLNLSPPRMLSNPLVESPSRSLTVSPTSPPSSCVSSERNLDESPRYASSPEATSMMLVGCPRCLMYVMLAEEDPRCPKCKSTVLLDVIPDSDTINNTTTGRKTKKS comes from the exons ATGTCTTTACATGTCCAAAACCAACCATTTGAAGCCCATATTAGTGCTAAAAGGGCTCCTGTTGGTGTCTCCGACTCCTCCCTCCGCCTCGCCGCCACCCCGGCCCATCGTCACCTCTCTTCACTGCTTGATTTGGAAGAGCCTTCTCCTCTCCCCTTAGGTTGGCAAAAGTTTCTTGATTTACAG ACAGGCGAGATATATTACTCAAAGACAGGGGAGAAGGGATCGATCGCTCTGGATCAAGAAGAGATGAGCAAAAGGAATGGACCTAAACTCGACCTCAAGTTGAATCTCTCGCCTCCTAGAATGCTCAGCAATCCTCTGGTTGAGTCTCCCAGCCGGTCGTTGACGGTATCACCAACATCCCCACCGAGCTCTTGCGTGTCGTCGGAGAGGAACCTGGACGAGTCCCCCCGATACGCCTCGAGCCCGGAGGCGACATCCATGATGCTGGTGGGGTGCCCTAGATGCCTCATGTATGTGATGCTGGCGGAGGAGGATCCCAGATGCCCCAAATGCAAAAGCACCGTTTTGCTCGACGTCATCCCTGATAGCGACACTATCAACAACACCACCACCGGAAGAAAGACGAAGAAGAGTTAG
- the LOC140971258 gene encoding protein GL2-INTERACTING REPRESSOR 1 isoform X2: MSKRNGPKLDLKLNLSPPRMLSNPLVESPSRSLTVSPTSPPSSCVSSERNLDESPRYASSPEATSMMLVGCPRCLMYVMLAEEDPRCPKCKSTVLLDVIPDSDTINNTTTGRKTKKS; the protein is encoded by the coding sequence ATGAGCAAAAGGAATGGACCTAAACTCGACCTCAAGTTGAATCTCTCGCCTCCTAGAATGCTCAGCAATCCTCTGGTTGAGTCTCCCAGCCGGTCGTTGACGGTATCACCAACATCCCCACCGAGCTCTTGCGTGTCGTCGGAGAGGAACCTGGACGAGTCCCCCCGATACGCCTCGAGCCCGGAGGCGACATCCATGATGCTGGTGGGGTGCCCTAGATGCCTCATGTATGTGATGCTGGCGGAGGAGGATCCCAGATGCCCCAAATGCAAAAGCACCGTTTTGCTCGACGTCATCCCTGATAGCGACACTATCAACAACACCACCACCGGAAGAAAGACGAAGAAGAGTTAG